The genomic window TCTTGGGCGGGGTGCGGTTCACCTCGTCGGCCAGGACGATGTTGGCGAAGACGGGGCCGCGGAGGAACTTGAAGGCGCGGACGCCGCTCGCCTTGTCCTCCTGGATCACCTCGGTGCCGGTGATGTCCGAGGGCATGAGGTCGGGCGTGAACTGGATGCGGTTGTAGGACAGGTTCAGCGAGTCCGCCAGGGTGTGGATCATCAGGGTCTTGGCGAGCCCCGGCACGCCGATCAGCAGGCAGTGCCCCCGGGCGAAGATGGCGATCATCAGCTGCTCGAGCACTTCGTGCTGCCCGACGATGACCTTGCCCATCTCCCCCTTGAGCTTCTGGAAGGCGTCCTTGAGGCGCCCGACGGCCTCGAGGTCGCCGGCCTCCAGGGGCTCGGCGGTGGTGTTCTCGGTGTCGCTCACTCCGTCGTCTCCCTCCGATGAATGGGCGCCCGGGCCGGCGTCGATTGGCGGGCCGGGCGCCGTCGAAATCCGGACGCTGCGTCGTGTTCCGATGCCTGGGAAGGTGCCTTCGAGCGGGCTGCTCTCATGGCCGGGAGTTCGACGCCGGGTCCGCGGCCGGTTCCGCCCGGGAGAGCGCCCAGAGAGACCGGGAGGTGGCGACGAGCGCCCCGCCGGGGTCGAGCCTGACGTTGACGTCCGCGATGGCCGCCGGGAAGACGAAGCGCTGGATGAGGGCGCCGTTGTCCTGCCGCCTCACCATCAGCGGCATGCTCTCCAGCTCCTCCTCCGCCACGTCCGAGAGGCTCGGGTAGACGACAACGTACCTCGCCGAAAGCGAGATCGACCACACGGCGTTCTCCGGGCCGCTCAGGAGGTGCGACCAGATCGGGGAGCCGTCCTCGATCGACAGGGCCCGCAGCCGCTTCTGGCTCACGGAGTACACCCGGCCGCCGTCGCAGGCGATGGCGTCCGGGCGCTCGCTGAGGTCCTCGATCCCGAGGACCGTGGACCATCTCCGCGACCCGTTGACCGGGTCCAGCCGGATCAGGACGCGGCCGTCGTGCAGGACCAGGAGCCGCTCGGCATCGACGATCACGCGGGGGGGCCCGTTGACCGGCATCTCCGTGCTCTCGCGATAGTCCCAGGTGAACTGGCCCCGGCTCATGTCATACTTCTTGACCGTCCTCCGGTCGGGGACCAGGAGCACGTGGTCCTCGTCGACGGGGACGGGGGCTCGCTCGAACTGCTCGCCCTCCGCCAGCGGCGTGTGCGTCACGGGCCGGCCGCTCTCGGTCTCCAGGACGAGGATCTGGTTGGGGGCCTGGACCTGCATGACGATCCGGTCCGGGCCGACCCAGATCTTGTCGTTGATGGGGCCGCCGGGGGAGGTGAAGACCCAGTCCACCGCCCCGCTGTCCCCGTCCAGGGCGACCAGCTCCTGGTCGCCTCGGAGGCAGTAGAGCCGATGGCCCGCGAGGTGGAAGCCGTGGAGCTGGCCGGGGGCGGCTTCCGCCCCGCCCTGGGCCGCCGGCCTGGCGAACGGGTCGGGCGCGATCCGCCCCTTCCCGCCGGGCCTCTGGGCGAATTTCCACTGCTCCAGTCCGGTGGACGGGTCGATCGCGACCACCCGCTCGGTGTTGGCGGCGAGGACCTTGTCGGAAAGGTAGCCGACCCACGAGGCCGCCTTGCCGAGCTCGACCGACCAGCGTGCCTGGCCGGTGGCCGGGTCGAGGGGCGTGAGGCGGGAGCCGTCCTGGAGGAAGGCGCGGCTGGCCTGGAGGCCGGGCAGCACGCCCTCGGCCGCCATCACCCGCAAGGGCTGGCGGTCGGGCGACTCGAGGTGCCAACGCCTGGCGAGCGGGAGCGAGAGCGGCGGCCTCGGCCGGTCCGCGGCGACCTGGTCCAGCGGCGGCCTGGCCAGCTCCTTCGCCGCGACCTCCCCGAGCGTCGAGCCGGCGGTCAGCTCCGGCAGGCGGACCCGGGCGTAGCGCGTCTGCAACTGCAGGTACGCGTCCCTCGAGGCGATGAGATAGTTCTGCGCCTGATAGACCCGCGCCAGGCGAAGGAGGGCCCTCGCCCTGTCGACGTCCGGCACGTTCGCCAGCGTGAGCAGCCGCTTGTAGGACTTCGACGCCTGCGAGAGGCGGTTGGCGCCCTCGTGGACCTTGCCCATCTCCAGGAGGGCCTCCGGCACGACTCGCGCCACCGGATACGCGCGGGCCAGCTCGTCGAGGAGCCGGGGATCCTGCTCGCGACGGCCACGCTCCAGCAGCTCCCGCGCGCGGGCCTCGTAGGGTTCGTACACGGCGCGGCCGGCTTTCCCGACGACGGACGCGAGCCGGTCGCCGATCAGGAGGTCCGCCCGGACCGCCCGGCGACCATCCTCGGAGGCCAGCGACAATCCCCGCAGGCGGTCGTCCGCGAGGATCGAGCCGAGGATGGCGACGGCCTCCGCCGGCCGTCCGGCATCGAGGTCGACGTCGGCGACGAGCATCCGCGCCCGCAGGCGATCGGCCTCGGTCCGGGCCAGAGTCGACGCCTTCTCCAGGCTGGCGGTCGCCGCATCATGGCGACCCGCCCCGCGCTCCTGCTCTCCGCGGCGGACGAGGAGGCGGAATTGGTGGTCGATCGCGGCATCCGCCAGGGGCAGGCCGTCGATCGTCTCGGAGGGCCGGGCCGTCCGGGCGGCCTGCTCGTACGAATCGAGCGCGACCTGGTCTCGCCCGACGGCCTCGGCCGCCCGGGCCAGCCGGTAATGCGTGGACGCCTGGTTCGGATCGCGGGCCAGCTCGTCCCGATACCTCTCGATGAGGCGGCTGTTCTGGCAGAACACCACGAGGGCGTCGGCCTGCGCGACGATTAGGTATCCGTCCCCCGCGACGAGGTTGCCCCCGGTCGTGTGGAAGCTCTCCATGAGCCGGATCGGCGGCTCGGCCCGCACCCCGGTGGACTGGTCGAGGACCTCGATGCGGTCCTTGGTCGGCCAGTAGATGCGGCCGCCGGCCAGCAGGCCGCGGCCGTAGCCCTCCGACTTGCCCGAGTCGGGCCAGGTCGAGACGAGCCTGCCGTCCTTCGCATCCAGCAGCAGGACGCGGTCCCCGGTGGCGACGAGTCGGCCCTTGGCCACCCCCAGCAGGTGCGTCAGCTTGACCTCGTCCGCGATCGGGTCGGATCTCCAGGCGAGGCGGCCCGTATCGGCCCGGAAGGCGAAGATGGCCGACGCATCGCTCGGCGCGACGATCACCAGGCCCTCGTGGATCACGGCCGGATTCAGGTCGCGGTCGCTGCCGCCGGATCGCGTCTGCTCCTGCCGCGGGTAGTTGGCGACCCAGCGGACCGATCCGGTCTCCGACTCGATCGCGATCACGGCGCCGAGGTTCGTCTGGTAGTAGAGATACGGCCCGTCCAGGGACAGGAGCCGATGCCCGAAGTCGCCCGGCGGGGGCGGATTGAAGGGCATGCCCATGCCCATGAGGTTGTCCACCTCCGGCGAGGCGGCCCCGAGATAGCGCACCCACCGCCGGGCACCGGTCTCGGCGTCGAAGCAGGCCACATAGGTCGAGGTCTGCTCGCGGCGGTCGGTCACCGCCATGAACACGTTGCGGCCGTCGGCCACCGGCGTCCCTTCGAAGTTCACCGATCGGTTCGACTGGCCGGGTGCCCGGTTCGGCAACGCAAGGTCGGCGGCACGCTGGAGCCACAGCAGCTTGCCCTGCGCATTCCAGTCCAGGGCCACGATGTAGCTGGACCCCCCGGACGGGCCGCGATTCATGCTGTTGTAGGGCGAGGGCGTGGCGGGCCCCATCCTCGCGTAGATCCGGCCCCCCACCGCCGTGAGGGTATGCCTGGGGGTGCTGGCGCTCATCTTGTAGGCTTGCGGAACGACCGTCTCGGGGTCGTGCTTCCAGACGGGCTCGATCGCCGTGGGCGACGCCCCGGGGCGGCTGGCGGGACGCTCGCTGAGATTGTAGGCCAGGACGCGGCTGCCGTCGGACACGAGCACCTGGTCGCCCAGGACGATCGGATGGTAGGCCAGCAGCCGCTCGCCGGGCACGCCCGGCGCGCTCACGGCCATCCCCCGAAGATTTCCATACGGGTTGCCGCCCACCCCGGCCATCACCCGATCCAGCGAGACCCTCCATTGCTGCGAGCCGACGTCGACCGGCTCCGGCAGGATCCTCTCGCGTCGGAAGCCGCCGGCGAAGGTGGGCCATCGTCCGTCCGGCTGGGCCGGCGGGGCCAGGCGGTCCGCGGCGAGTGCCTCCTCGAGCGTCCTGGCGTACGGGCCCTTGCGGCCCGCCAGGGGGCCGCTCGCGCCGGGGTATCGCTTCGCGAAGCCCGCCAGCTCCGCGGGCAGGTTGAGCGTCTCGCCCGCGGCGGCACGGCAGAGGAGCACCTTGGCGGCGACCCGGGCTATGTCCACCGACGGGTCCGGATACACCAGGTTGTAGCTCCCCCCTTCCCGGTCCGGGGCGAGCTGCCGATACATCGCCAGCGACTCGCCGAAACGGCCGTCCTGGAAGGCGAGGTCTCCCAGCAGCTCCAGGGCGTCATCCCCCCACGAGCTGCAGAACGCGAGGTCGACGACGCGCCGCAGGGCGGACGCGTCCCGCCGCGCCGAACCGTCGCGGAACCAGGATTCCGCCAGGGGATCGATGCGGGCCCGGTAGATTGCCCTCGCCTCGGCCGGCAGCGAGGCCAGCGTGCGGTGGCAGTAGGCCCGCAGGTCGACGAAGAGCTGGAAATCCTCGCCGGGATCCTGGGCCTGCCCCGCCCCCTGCTCCTTCGGCAGGCCGGCGACCTTCTCGCCATACTGATCGATGATCCGCTGATAGATCCCGACCGCCTCGGCCCACTGCCCGGCCCGGGCGTGGCTGGCCGCATTGCGCAAGAGCGTCTCGGCCGGCCCGCTCGAATCGGGGATGAATTTCGCCGCGGTCCGATTGACGCCCTGGGCGAAGCACGTCGGCGCCGCCATCGCTGCCATCGCCGCCGCGAGCACCAGCCATGATCGGAGGAGGATCACCCCGGCCGGGGTGCGTCGCCCACGCCGCAGACTACACGGGGCATCGAGAGGGGCAGGATCGCATGTTCCGGCTCGGCCGGACCGTGGACTCAGGTCGGGACCCTTCCGAGGCGAGCGAAGGGGAGGTATCAATCTGGTCGATCTCCCTTCCTGGTGACAAGATCGATCAATGCTGGCGCGGGTCGTCCGTGATTCCCACTGGAGCCGGGCCCTGCCCGCGGATGCCTGCCGAACGATGCCTGGGAGATGCGAACGGAGCCACGCACGTTCCCGCATTGGAAACGATATCGAGACCAGCTTGCAACGGCAAATCCGGGACCAACCCCCGGGACTGCCCGGAATCGCGGGCAAACGGCCCGCCGCACCGCCGACTCCCCGGGGCGGCTTGCCGGCTGGTTGGGCATCGACGCCCTCTATCGGAGCGGAGTGCGGAGGGTCGCGGGACGGATCTCGAGCGGAGACCTCACTCCATCGGGCGGGGTGCCGCGTTCGCGATCCGCGGGACTTCAGGACGATGCATTCTGGATGGCGTAACCCAGGTAGAAGATCGCCACGCCGCCTGCGGCCACCAGGAGGGATTGGCCGAGGCCGACCTTCCCCTCCAGCTCCGAGACGATCCCGAACGGGAGTATCACCATGCCGATGAGCTGGAGGGAGCGACCGATGCGATAACGGCTCATGGGTGCGGTCGCAGTCGAGGAGTCCGGCCCGCGGGCGCTTCATGGGCCGGATCGGATGGGGCGAGGGCCAGCCGCCCGGCCCTCGCCACGGAAACGGAAGGGTTGACCGGGCGGTCTGCCGCGTCACTTCACCTGGGAGGGCTCGATCTTCACGTCGCCCAGGTCGACCACGCCACCGGCGGTCACGGTGACGGGGATGCCCTTCGCCTTCGTCTTCGAGTCCACGTAGCCAACCTTCTCCTGCCAGAGCACCACATTCTGGGGGCCCGCCGGGACGCCCTTGATCTCGAACGTCCCATCCTTGCCGGTGACGGCGAAGAACGGATGGTCGAAGACCATGAGGTAGGCCTTCATCCACGAGTGAATATCGCAGGCGACGACGATCGGCCTCTTCTCGGCGACGAGCGTGACCTCGAGTTGGCCATTGGGGGCGAGGATCTGATTGAACGGCGAATTCGAGAACGCCGCATAGCGGACGTTGTGATTCACCGGGTCGCTCGACTTGATCACGAGCTTCTGGTCCTGGTGGATGGCCTGGGCGTAGGGGAAGAATTCGCATCCCTTCTGATCCAGGATGGCCCTCGGGGCCTTCTCCACGAGCGCCTTGGCCGCCTCGGGGTTGGTCCCGTTCGGCTTGACCAGGTAGACGAAGCCGTAGGATACCCCCTTGGTCTCGGGATCCACGACCAGCTCCCGGGACGGGATCGGGCCGTTCGCGCCGCAGACCTCCACGTCCTTCGGGGCCTTGCCCTTCTCGACCAGGTTCTTCTCGGGGGGCACTTCCGAGCCGCCCCAAACGAGGCGCCCCTTGATCGTGCCGTATTCGGACTGGGCCGGCATGCTGGAGGCCAGGAGGCCAGCGGCCGGGGTGGCGGCGACGGCGGGATATGCGGCCACGACGAAGCTGGCCATGGCCAGGAGGGCCCCGGCCGGGGCGCGGAAGAACGAACTCATGACGGACCTCTCGCGGGGTGGGATGTCACCGGTGCCGCCTCGGGGACTGTCGTCCCCGGAGAGGTGGCACCGGCCAGGCCCTGGGCCTGTGGGGAATCATACACTGAGGGCGGATCTTACTGGGCGCGCAGGCGAGACGGCTCGAGCTTGAAATCGTGGACGACGGCGTCGTTCGCCTTGATGACCACGTCCTCCCCGGACGGCGCGGTGAGGAAGCCGTTCTTGTCGAGGCCTTCCTGCCAGACGACCACCTTCTGGGTGCCGGCCGGGGCGTTCTTGATCTCGAAGTAGCCCTTGGAGTCGGTCACGGCGAAATACGGGTGGTCGAAGACCATCCACCAGGCCTTCATCCAAGGGTGGATATCGCACGTCACTTCGCCTGGTGTCCGCTCCGCGGCGCTGGGCGTAAATTCCTGCTTGGCCTGCGGGGCTAGCAACTGATTGAACGCCGAGGCTTTCAGCTTGGCGTTGATGTTGTGGTTGACGGGGTCGCTCGACTTCAGCGTTATCGGCGTCCCCGTCATCATCCCCAGGACGTGGGGCTCGAAGACACACTTATTCTGGTCGAAGAGGACGGTCGCCGCCGTCATCGCTTTCTTGGCGTCATCGCTCACGCTGGTCGGCTTGCTCAGGTAGACCAGCACATTCTTCACGCCCTTCGTCCCGCCATCCACGACCAGTGACTCGGAGAGGATCGGGGAGTCCTTGGCGCAGACCTCGGGATCCTTGGCGGCCTTGCCCTTCTCGAAGAGGACCTTCGGCGCGGGGGGATCACCGGCGAAGACCACCTGGCCCTTGAGCGTCCCGTAACCCTCGGCCTTGACGGGCGCGGCCGCGGCGGCGCTCGACGACGCCGCCGGAGCCGAGGCATTCGAGGACGAGCCCCCGGTCGGGGCCGCGGCCACCTTGGGCCCGGACGAGGCGGGGGGAGTGGTCGGGGTCACGATGGCGTCGCTGGAGTCGGAGGCGGTGCCGCCGCAGCCGAAGACGGCCACCATGAGGGTGGCTCCCAGGCTCAGGCCGATCGAGGAAAGTTGCATCGTCCGGTTGGTCTTCATGTCTCTTTCCACTTCTCCAGGCTGGGGGAGGGATGGTCGGGCGCGGGGCGGGAGATCCGGGCCCCGGGGCGATGCCCTGCGTCGGGCGAGGCCGAGATGCCGTCCCTGATGCCATTCTCGGGCCTCCCGGCGGCTTGCACAAGGATCAGCCGGCCGAAGCTCGCGGCACGGATCACTGCCCCCCGCCGGTGGGCCGGGCCGGCGGTGCGCTCGCCGTCGGCGACGGCTGCGCGCCGGGCTGGGCCGCCGCGGGCGGCTGCGGATTCGCCCCGGCCGCGAGCTGCTGCTCGACCACGTTCGCATAGTTCAGGAGCGTGTCGCGGATGGCGCGGACCATCTCCAGCGGCTGCTTCTCGAACGTCTTCGGGACCGGCAGCTGGACGTCGCCGCGGGGCGCCACGTTCTGGGGCATGGCCGTGTAGGGCACCAGCCGCTTCGGGTTCGCGATCCAGGTCTCCAGGAAGCCGGGCCGGAACCGCGACGCGACCTGCCGGAGGTCCGGACCGTTGACGACCTGCTCGCCGCCGGTCGGCTTGTACGGCCCGACGGCATGGCACTGGATGCACGGCGAGCTCTTGTTCGCCATCATGGACCACCCCGCCCCCAGGTAGTTCGGGTGCGCCCCGTTCCTCTCGGCGATGTAGCCGGCCTGATGCTGAGGGATGGTCTGGTAGGGGAACTCGGCGCCGTCGCGGGCGGCGAAATAGTCCGCGATCTCCTCGGTCTCGCGGCTGCGGGTGCCCATCGCCTTCCCGTAGTGGAACCGCGGCATGCGGAGCTGGGCCGCCGGTCGGATCGCATACGGATCGAGCAGGAAGAGCGCGAGCCAGGGTGTCTGCACCTTGTTGCCCTCCCTCAGCAGGGGCGGCGGGAGGCGGTTCCAGAAGGCTTCGAAGCTCGTGCCCGCCTTCTCCTGGGCCACCGTGGAGAAGAGCCAGGCGAAGTCGCCGCCCACGGCGGGGACCTGCCGGATCTTGGTCCGGTCGAGAGTGACGTTGTCGCCGATGTTGAAGGTGTAACCCCGGATCGTCACGGGCTTCCAGAGCTGCACCGTCAGCTCGTCCTCGAAGAGCCCGATCGGCATGCCCTCGATCGTCACCGGGGCCGTGCCCTCGTCGGGCTTGAGGCCGAGC from Aquisphaera giovannonii includes these protein-coding regions:
- a CDS encoding outer membrane protein assembly factor BamB family protein: MAAPTCFAQGVNRTAAKFIPDSSGPAETLLRNAASHARAGQWAEAVGIYQRIIDQYGEKVAGLPKEQGAGQAQDPGEDFQLFVDLRAYCHRTLASLPAEARAIYRARIDPLAESWFRDGSARRDASALRRVVDLAFCSSWGDDALELLGDLAFQDGRFGESLAMYRQLAPDREGGSYNLVYPDPSVDIARVAAKVLLCRAAAGETLNLPAELAGFAKRYPGASGPLAGRKGPYARTLEEALAADRLAPPAQPDGRWPTFAGGFRRERILPEPVDVGSQQWRVSLDRVMAGVGGNPYGNLRGMAVSAPGVPGERLLAYHPIVLGDQVLVSDGSRVLAYNLSERPASRPGASPTAIEPVWKHDPETVVPQAYKMSASTPRHTLTAVGGRIYARMGPATPSPYNSMNRGPSGGSSYIVALDWNAQGKLLWLQRAADLALPNRAPGQSNRSVNFEGTPVADGRNVFMAVTDRREQTSTYVACFDAETGARRWVRYLGAASPEVDNLMGMGMPFNPPPPGDFGHRLLSLDGPYLYYQTNLGAVIAIESETGSVRWVANYPRQEQTRSGGSDRDLNPAVIHEGLVIVAPSDASAIFAFRADTGRLAWRSDPIADEVKLTHLLGVAKGRLVATGDRVLLLDAKDGRLVSTWPDSGKSEGYGRGLLAGGRIYWPTKDRIEVLDQSTGVRAEPPIRLMESFHTTGGNLVAGDGYLIVAQADALVVFCQNSRLIERYRDELARDPNQASTHYRLARAAEAVGRDQVALDSYEQAARTARPSETIDGLPLADAAIDHQFRLLVRRGEQERGAGRHDAATASLEKASTLARTEADRLRARMLVADVDLDAGRPAEAVAILGSILADDRLRGLSLASEDGRRAVRADLLIGDRLASVVGKAGRAVYEPYEARARELLERGRREQDPRLLDELARAYPVARVVPEALLEMGKVHEGANRLSQASKSYKRLLTLANVPDVDRARALLRLARVYQAQNYLIASRDAYLQLQTRYARVRLPELTAGSTLGEVAAKELARPPLDQVAADRPRPPLSLPLARRWHLESPDRQPLRVMAAEGVLPGLQASRAFLQDGSRLTPLDPATGQARWSVELGKAASWVGYLSDKVLAANTERVVAIDPSTGLEQWKFAQRPGGKGRIAPDPFARPAAQGGAEAAPGQLHGFHLAGHRLYCLRGDQELVALDGDSGAVDWVFTSPGGPINDKIWVGPDRIVMQVQAPNQILVLETESGRPVTHTPLAEGEQFERAPVPVDEDHVLLVPDRRTVKKYDMSRGQFTWDYRESTEMPVNGPPRVIVDAERLLVLHDGRVLIRLDPVNGSRRWSTVLGIEDLSERPDAIACDGGRVYSVSQKRLRALSIEDGSPIWSHLLSGPENAVWSISLSARYVVVYPSLSDVAEEELESMPLMVRRQDNGALIQRFVFPAAIADVNVRLDPGGALVATSRSLWALSRAEPAADPASNSRP
- a CDS encoding carboxypeptidase regulatory-like domain-containing protein; its protein translation is MKTNRTMQLSSIGLSLGATLMVAVFGCGGTASDSSDAIVTPTTPPASSGPKVAAAPTGGSSSNASAPAASSSAAAAAPVKAEGYGTLKGQVVFAGDPPAPKVLFEKGKAAKDPEVCAKDSPILSESLVVDGGTKGVKNVLVYLSKPTSVSDDAKKAMTAATVLFDQNKCVFEPHVLGMMTGTPITLKSSDPVNHNINAKLKASAFNQLLAPQAKQEFTPSAAERTPGEVTCDIHPWMKAWWMVFDHPYFAVTDSKGYFEIKNAPAGTQKVVVWQEGLDKNGFLTAPSGEDVVIKANDAVVHDFKLEPSRLRAQ